One Cynocephalus volans isolate mCynVol1 chromosome 7, mCynVol1.pri, whole genome shotgun sequence genomic region harbors:
- the LOC134382417 gene encoding mitochondrial import inner membrane translocase subunit Tim9-like translates to MTAQIPESDQIKQLKEFLGTYNKLTKTCFLDCVKDFTIREVKLEEEYHIQQTEPLTAKAGLHGQAPYRNLDERLQTAVALEMKIHLIESPESSSHHVKPSIITGQWKPLEKQNCFLLGIIKIEGFIVQ, encoded by the exons ATGACTGCACAAATACCAGAATCTGATCAGATAAAACAGTTGAAGGAATTTCTTGGCACCTACAATAAACTTACAAAAACTTGCTTTTTGGACTGTGTTAAAGACTTCACAATAAGAGAAGTAAAACTTGAAG AGGAATATCATATTCAGCAGACTGAACCCCTGACAGCCAAAGCAGGACTCCATGGGCAAGCACCATATAGAAATCTCGATGAAAGATTGCAAACAGCTGTTGCACTGGAAATGAAGATTCATCTGATAGAATCCCCTGAAAGCAGTAGCCACCATGTCAAACCATCTATTATAACTGGCCAGTGGAAACCACTGGAGAAACAAAATTGCTTTTTACTAGGAATAATCAAAATAGAAGGTTTTATAGttcaatga